In the Arachis ipaensis cultivar K30076 chromosome B10, Araip1.1, whole genome shotgun sequence genome, one interval contains:
- the LOC107620694 gene encoding uncharacterized protein LOC107620694 gives MAPRGCGCGQGRGQTSNEEPKTNRNNPVNFMAALENMVAAMQATVEALGRQVNNGNGVNGNQGPMSLATFLKVNPSIFRGTTNPTEVDNWFQLKRGAMSVAEYTNKFKELCQFSRICQSAPKDFEEQKCIKYEGGLQSNILSTVSLMEIRTFSELVNKSRVAEDYARKAMLEKGDHRGSFQRNQGRNFAPRGRNFKCGGFVPLQNQGQNNFKGPNNTGNQGRRFGKQQQNELSCQRYGKYYLGVLCRVGSRVCYFCGRPGHLVRNCLEKKKYEAGRIQQPEKVFPTSAASAEGSETLIRHNSEVASNVLNDLFDFGATHSFIAFEKVTELE, from the exons atggcgcctcgtggatgcGGTTGTGGTCAAGGAAGAGGTCAAACTAGTAATGAGGAACCCAAGACAAATAGGAATAACCCGGTTAACTTCATGGCTGCTTTGGAGAATATGGTTGCTGCGATGCAGGCCACTGTAGAAGCACTTGGGCGACAGGTGAACAATGGTAATGGCGTAAATGGAAATCAAGGCCCAATGTCACTGGCAACCTTTTTGAAGGTCAATCCATCGATATTCAGAGGGACTACTAATCCGACTGAAGTCGATAACTGGTTTCAG CTGAAGCGAGGTGCAATGTCAGTGGCTGAGTATACGAACAAATTTAAGGAATTGTGCCAGTTCTCTCGAATCTGTCAGAGCGCTCCAAAAGACTTCGAGGAACAGAAATGTATCAAATATGAAGGAGGACTACAAAGCAACATTCTGAGCACTGTAAGTCTTATGGAAATAAGAACTTTCTCTGAGTTAGTGAACAAAAGTAGGGTGGCTGAGGATTATGCGAGGAAGGCTATGCTAGAGAAAGGAGATCACAGGGGATCCTTCCAGAGAAACCAAGGCAGGAACTTTGCACCTAGGGGCCGAAACTTTAAGTGTGGAGGCTTTGTTCCACTACAGAATCAAGGACAGAACAACTTCAAAGGACCAAATAACACTGGTAACCAAGGGAGAAGGTTCGGAAAGCAACAACAAAATGAGCTAAGTTGTCAAAGGTACGGGAAATATTATCTTGGAGTCCTATGTAGAGTAGGATCACGAGTGTGTTACTTTTGTGGACGACCCGGGCACCTAGTCAGGAATTGTCTAGAAAAGAAGAAGTATGAGGCTGGTAGGATACAGCAACCAGAGAAAGTGTTCCCTACTTCTGCAGCAAGTGCCGAGGGATCTGAGACCTTGATTAGACATAATAGTGAAGTAGCTAGTAACGTTTTAAATGATTTATTTGATTTTGGAGCGACACATTCATTCATAGCATTTGAAAAGGTTACTGAATTGGAATGA